The following coding sequences are from one Candidatus Paceibacterota bacterium window:
- a CDS encoding DDE-type integrase/transposase/recombinase encodes MTKPARQTFLPAPGKMVVTSGKIYRITEVLDLETVIGLDVESARSCTLRIADLAPAVGGTVMVRDLDTVADEDWKTAQSRYAAIQPLLDRFDVGRREVEARAQEVGINFTTLYRWLKLYRDAGTLDGLMPEKRGVRRGAKKISLHAEQIIQDVINALYLTVQRPSVQKVVLEARRRCIEAQLTEIPHPNTIRARVAEISERETLRKRGYREKAKNKFIPVPSQFPNADYPLAVVQIDHTPADIILVDDIYRKPIGRPYITMAIDVFSRMIVGYYLSFDAPSVTSVAMCVAQAILPKDDWLVLHHVDAKWPVSGLMTTIHVDNGSDFRSESFRNSCMMYNIRLEYRPVKQPRYGGHIERLLGTMLKEIHDLPGTTFSSIKERDEYDSEKHATMTKSEFETWLVTLICKVYHKRLHSSIGMTPEKKWELGIFGDKDTPGRGMPALPANREVLLYDFLPMFKRTIQADGVSVDGLTYYADVIRQWINADDPDTPGKKRQFIFRRDPRDISVIWFHDPELKMYFRVPYADQAMPSMSIWEYQQAVSRARQQGMKSVDEVMVLQALNDLRQQVDGSSERTKKARRQQQKRKEHAKKVSPSQPLTSNRSVLEKAAPASMLLEGVVKPLDDIA; translated from the coding sequence ATGACTAAGCCGGCCCGACAAACGTTTCTGCCTGCGCCAGGGAAGATGGTGGTGACCTCCGGAAAGATTTATCGCATCACTGAGGTGCTAGATTTGGAAACCGTCATTGGGTTAGATGTGGAGTCTGCCCGGAGTTGCACCCTGCGTATTGCAGACTTGGCGCCTGCAGTGGGTGGCACCGTAATGGTTCGTGATCTGGATACCGTTGCCGACGAAGACTGGAAGACGGCGCAATCCCGATATGCCGCGATACAACCGCTTCTGGACCGATTTGACGTGGGGCGACGTGAAGTAGAGGCCCGAGCTCAAGAGGTGGGAATCAACTTCACCACGCTTTACCGTTGGCTGAAGCTATATCGGGATGCGGGAACTCTTGACGGACTCATGCCGGAGAAAAGAGGGGTCAGGAGAGGCGCCAAGAAAATATCGTTGCATGCGGAACAGATTATTCAGGACGTTATCAATGCGTTGTATCTGACTGTGCAGCGGCCCTCCGTTCAGAAAGTGGTTTTGGAAGCGCGCCGACGGTGCATTGAAGCGCAACTCACTGAGATCCCGCACCCGAACACGATACGCGCCAGGGTTGCTGAGATTAGTGAGCGGGAGACGCTACGCAAACGGGGATATCGTGAGAAGGCCAAGAACAAGTTTATTCCTGTCCCTAGTCAGTTCCCCAACGCGGATTATCCATTGGCTGTTGTGCAGATAGACCACACACCCGCAGACATTATTCTGGTTGACGATATTTATCGCAAACCCATTGGCCGCCCCTATATTACTATGGCAATAGATGTTTTTAGTCGCATGATCGTTGGCTACTATCTGTCCTTTGACGCACCTTCGGTAACCTCTGTGGCAATGTGTGTGGCGCAAGCTATACTTCCCAAAGATGATTGGTTGGTCTTGCATCATGTCGATGCAAAATGGCCGGTGTCTGGTCTGATGACGACCATTCATGTGGATAATGGATCGGATTTTCGCTCGGAAAGCTTCCGTAATTCCTGCATGATGTACAATATTCGGCTTGAATACCGCCCGGTAAAGCAGCCCCGCTATGGTGGTCACATCGAACGTTTATTGGGCACCATGCTGAAAGAGATCCATGATCTACCCGGAACTACGTTCTCGTCGATAAAAGAACGGGACGAATACGACTCCGAGAAGCACGCTACGATGACCAAGTCGGAATTTGAAACATGGCTGGTTACTCTTATTTGCAAGGTGTATCACAAGCGACTCCATTCTTCCATCGGTATGACGCCCGAGAAAAAGTGGGAACTGGGTATCTTCGGGGATAAAGACACCCCGGGCCGTGGAATGCCCGCGTTACCTGCGAATCGTGAGGTATTGTTATATGACTTCTTGCCGATGTTCAAGCGGACTATTCAGGCGGATGGTGTTTCCGTAGATGGGCTGACCTATTATGCGGACGTTATCCGGCAGTGGATCAATGCGGATGACCCGGATACCCCCGGTAAAAAGCGGCAATTCATTTTCCGCCGTGATCCCCGTGATATCAGCGTGATCTGGTTCCATGATCCTGAGTTAAAAATGTATTTTCGCGTCCCATACGCGGATCAGGCGATGCCGAGCATGAGTATCTGGGAGTACCAGCAGGCGGTAAGTCGCGCTCGTCAGCAGGGTATGAAATCTGTGGATGAGGTCATGGTGCTCCAAGCCTTGAATGATCTGCGGCAACAGGTCGATGGCTCGTCGGAAAGGACGAAAAAGGCGCGTCGCCAGCAGCAAAAGCGCAAGGAACACGCGAAAAAGGTATCTCCATCACAGCCGCTGACTTCAAATAGAAGCGTATTGGAGAAAGCGGCCCCTGCCTCGATGTTGCTGGAAGGCGTTGTTAAGCCATTGGATGATATTGCATGA